The Geotalea uraniireducens Rf4 genome window below encodes:
- a CDS encoding cytochrome c3 family protein, protein MLTTNFTSGAKKFMVAALFASAFVSTASIASASLGDGSLGICSFTRQLEDPYEKVLFQNRFAVARQAATSLYGEMSGDNNRVIVNGGERLEIDAFSFDCISCHDGTSAPSHDTRFKNTSRPDADAAQSALGSHPIGMHYGNASYMNDQLRSVNSLNPNMLFVDGKVGCLSCHNPLNPDRNHLVTSNEYSNLCFSCHIK, encoded by the coding sequence ATGCTAACGACAAACTTTACATCCGGCGCAAAGAAATTCATGGTAGCCGCTCTTTTTGCTTCCGCTTTCGTCTCTACCGCCAGCATCGCTTCTGCTTCGCTTGGTGATGGCTCATTGGGTATCTGCTCTTTTACCCGGCAGCTGGAGGACCCCTACGAAAAGGTCTTATTCCAAAACCGGTTTGCTGTCGCCAGGCAGGCTGCCACCTCACTCTACGGCGAGATGTCCGGCGACAATAACAGGGTAATCGTCAACGGCGGTGAACGATTGGAGATCGATGCGTTTTCCTTCGACTGCATCTCCTGCCACGATGGTACGAGCGCCCCTTCCCACGATACCCGTTTTAAAAACACGAGCCGGCCCGATGCGGATGCTGCGCAAAGTGCGCTGGGCAGTCATCCGATCGGCATGCATTACGGGAATGCCAGTTATATGAACGACCAGTTGAGAAGCGTCAACAGCCTCAATCCGAACATGCTCTTTGTCGACGGCAAGGTGGGATGCCTGAGTTGCCATAATCCGCTCAACCCGGATAGGAACCACCTGGTGACGAGCAATGAGTACAGCAACCTCTGCTTCTCCTGTCATATCAAATAA
- a CDS encoding carbohydrate-binding protein: MKSIRSFAVMLTICFLLDVTGGTAAEKKPAVKKEVVKQEEFAADLVTALGWEAGLPEKPRENDYLAILSGKRVFRFEAEDVYDVKNDNVSVRNYSLYGSFTGRGWVSGVAVPTIAHFKVFIPLEGSYNLIVAAKGDGQKWQAGGKEFTVSTGGKLSEAVAGAIPLKAGVQELNVVIPPDGGVDYFVLEGLPLPPVEPVGGWHMQNVLKMGELAEITAALLDLEKQLPDDPTDSTKTLSAADVAQLPLTVKTTTIGYLGKFIAKQWVRADYRGAQLEIPFSVENSAVYGLKIRLLGKELTAELDGRKIIRPAKPYLDWVDLGYFRLERGTHKLLVELTTNGGIDVVQLTGKKSSPAEYMAVCGMKGDPEAPVKRPELDKILASLVERFKGRK; encoded by the coding sequence ATGAAGAGCATCAGATCATTTGCCGTGATGTTGACCATATGTTTTTTACTCGACGTTACCGGAGGGACGGCTGCCGAGAAAAAACCTGCGGTGAAAAAAGAGGTCGTCAAGCAGGAGGAATTTGCCGCTGACCTGGTTACAGCCTTGGGGTGGGAGGCTGGTCTTCCAGAAAAGCCCAGGGAAAATGATTACTTGGCCATTCTTTCAGGGAAGCGGGTTTTCAGGTTTGAAGCTGAAGATGTCTATGATGTTAAAAACGACAACGTTTCCGTGCGCAACTATTCCTTATACGGTTCCTTTACCGGCAGGGGGTGGGTGAGCGGGGTTGCGGTGCCGACCATTGCCCATTTCAAGGTATTCATTCCGCTGGAAGGGAGCTATAACCTCATCGTTGCTGCCAAGGGGGACGGGCAGAAGTGGCAGGCCGGCGGGAAGGAATTTACCGTCAGTACCGGCGGAAAGCTCAGTGAGGCTGTGGCTGGTGCGATACCTCTAAAAGCCGGGGTGCAGGAACTAAACGTTGTTATCCCTCCTGATGGGGGGGTCGATTACTTTGTACTCGAAGGGCTACCGTTGCCGCCTGTGGAGCCGGTTGGCGGTTGGCATATGCAGAATGTTCTGAAAATGGGGGAGCTGGCGGAGATCACCGCTGCACTCCTCGACCTGGAGAAGCAACTCCCCGATGATCCGACGGATAGTACGAAAACGCTTTCTGCGGCAGATGTTGCACAGCTCCCCCTCACGGTGAAAACCACTACCATCGGTTATCTGGGCAAGTTCATTGCCAAGCAATGGGTGAGGGCCGATTACAGGGGCGCCCAACTGGAAATTCCGTTCAGTGTTGAAAATAGCGCTGTTTATGGTCTCAAAATCAGATTACTGGGTAAGGAGTTGACTGCTGAACTTGATGGCAGGAAAATCATCAGACCGGCCAAGCCCTATCTGGATTGGGTGGATTTAGGCTATTTCCGGCTTGAGCGCGGCACACACAAGCTCCTGGTAGAACTGACGACAAACGGAGGGATCGATGTGGTCCAGTTGACCGGGAAAAAGTCCTCTCCGGCCGAATATATGGCGGTCTGCGGCATGAAGGGCGATCCCGAAGCCCCTGTTAAACGCCCGGAACTGGATAAAATTCTGGCTTCTCTGGTAGAACGTTTCAAGGGCAGAAAATAA